Proteins encoded by one window of Blautia luti:
- a CDS encoding GHKL domain-containing protein, which translates to MKSGFIILFLEIFGVQLCNFLLSVKSEIAYIFLLIQSFLLLFIYRHLYLLVKQSLKNAQQEAEFQSLQKQEQLQKDQEQLFISRRQETLAFQQATIQNLQTLQTYLKSGEYDKIQNYLPAITDNFQKERFHPICHDSLINAILADKRFLALQKNVKISYEILLPEKSCISSSELSSIFFNLLDNGLESCSTCGLPEPFISVTSRMSAGFLTIHMRNSKDPAQTFDHKTSKSDIVNHGFGLSIIEDICTKNDGSCQWLDHGDSFDSIVMLRYQ; encoded by the coding sequence ATGAAATCTGGTTTTATTATTTTGTTTCTGGAAATTTTCGGAGTCCAGCTGTGCAATTTTCTGCTTTCCGTAAAGTCTGAAATTGCCTATATTTTCCTGCTTATCCAGTCTTTCCTGCTGTTGTTTATTTACAGGCATCTCTATCTTCTGGTTAAACAGTCATTGAAAAACGCCCAGCAGGAGGCAGAATTCCAGTCTCTTCAGAAACAGGAACAGCTGCAGAAAGATCAGGAACAGCTTTTTATTTCCAGACGTCAGGAAACGCTGGCATTCCAGCAGGCCACGATCCAGAATCTCCAGACACTTCAGACTTATCTGAAGTCAGGTGAATATGATAAGATCCAGAACTACCTTCCTGCTATTACAGATAATTTCCAGAAGGAGCGTTTCCACCCGATCTGCCATGACAGCCTGATCAATGCGATCCTTGCGGACAAAAGATTTCTGGCTTTGCAGAAAAATGTCAAAATCAGCTATGAGATCCTTCTTCCGGAGAAGTCGTGCATTTCTTCTTCTGAACTGAGCAGTATATTTTTCAATCTCCTGGATAATGGACTTGAGAGCTGCAGTACATGCGGACTTCCGGAACCTTTTATTTCCGTGACCTCACGCATGTCAGCTGGTTTTCTTACCATACATATGCGAAACAGCAAAGACCCTGCACAAACTTTTGACCACAAAACCTCCAAATCCGATATCGTAAACCATGGCTTCGGCTTATCTATCATCGAAGACATCTGCACCAAAAATGACGGCAGCTGCCAGTGGCTGGATCACGGAGATAGCTTTGATTCAATTGTTATGTTGCGGTACCAGTAG